One part of the Capra hircus breed San Clemente chromosome 4, ASM170441v1, whole genome shotgun sequence genome encodes these proteins:
- the PTN gene encoding pleiotrophin isoform X2 → MQTPQYLQQRRKFAAAFLAFIFILAAVDTAEAGKKEKPEKKVKKSDCGEWQWSVCVPTSGDCGLGTREGTRTGAECKQTMKTQRCKIPCNWKKQFGAECKYQFQAWGECDLNTALKTRTGSLKRALHNADCQKTVTISKPCGKLTKSKPQESKKKKKEGKKQEKMLD, encoded by the exons ATGCAGACTCCACAGTACCTGCAGCAACGTCGAAAATTTGCAGCTGCCTTCTTGGCATTTATTTTCATCTTGGCAGCTGTGGACACCGCTGaagcaggaaagaaagagaaaccag aAAAGAAGGTGAAGAAGTCTGACTGTGGAGAATGGCAGTGGAGTGTGTGTGTACCCACCAGTGGGGACTGTGGGCTGGGCACCCGTGAGGGCACCCGTACCGGAGCTGAGTGTAAACAAACCATGAAGACCCAGAGATGTAAGATCCCCTGCAACTGGAAAAAGCAATTTGGCG CGGAGTGCAAATACCAGTTCCAGGCCTGGGGAGAATGTGATCTGAACACGGCTCTGAAGACCCGAACTGGGAGCCTGAAGCGAGCCCTCCACAATGCTGACTGCCAGAAGACAGTCACCATCTCCAAGCCCTGTGGCAAGCTGACCAAGTCCAAACCTCAAG